In Crinalium epipsammum PCC 9333, the genomic window TACTTGCTAAGGCTAAACCCCATCCGCAACTATTCAAGTTATCATCATCTAAATTTAGTATTTCTTGTGCTGCATGAGTAATACTACTATGTAAATTAAGCATAATTTGTTGCCCAGCAGTTTGTCCTAAAGGAATTATTTTAACGCCTGCATTGACTAAATTACTAGCCCAACTGTGTAAGTATCCTAGTGTGGCTGCCAATAAATCAATTTCCCAGTAAGCGGAGATTAAACCGAATGCGATCGCATAATTACAAGGATTACCACAAGCCGTTACTATTGGTATCGTTTCTGGCTGTATTTCTTGGATCAGCCTCATTAAAGAATATCCCATTTGCCAGCTTTGATTACGCAATTCTTCTGTTTCTCTAGCAGCAGATAACCATTTATTCCAATAGCTTAATCTTTCCCAGTTTCCTTGCATTACGCTGTTAAAAGCTCTCGCCATCACAGCAGCTTCTAAACGAATGGCTCCATAGTATAATTCTTGGTTAAGCCAATGTTCTAAAGTTTGCTTGTCCTTAATTTTACCCAACTCTACCAAGGTTTCTAAACCTTCCGAATAGCTATAAGCGCCTATTGGTAAGGCAGAATTAGTTAGTTGCAGCAAACGTAGTAAATTAAGATAGCTTGAATTAATTGCTTCTCTCATGTTTGCGATAAAAAATTTAATTGTTAATTGTTAATTGTTAATTGTGTCCATAAGCGCCGCTTTCTGGTTGAAAAGGTACTATTTCTTCTGTGACTTGTAGATTTAAATGCTCTAGCATCGTTTTTAATACATAATCTGGAGCTAATCTTAAATAAGTTGTGTTAATTTCTAAGGCTATATGGCGATTTCCTAGATGATAGGCTGCTTTTAGTAAATCTAATGAATTTTTAGCGGTGACAGTAAAAACAGGTTCGGGTTTAGCAATTACTCGCACTAAGTTAGTATCTGTTTCTGATTTAAGTAAATCGCCATCATATAGCACTGTACCTCTGGGTAAATAGAGATATACATCTTCACCATTATCTGCTACAACACGATAGCGACTACGTGCGCGTTCTTCAGCAGTAAGAGAAAGAGTTAAGCTGACTATTGCATGATGATTTGCTGGTAATCTTGTTGTTAAAGTCAGCATTACTGAGATAGTAGGGTTAACAAGTAAGAAACTGGTATTGGTTTGAGCAAGTAGAATAAATTTATTTTTGGTGAAGCAAATTAGTACTTCTGAAAATAAGGATACCTTGAAGTCTAGCTGGCATGGAAGTCTTGATTTAAAGTTTGCCTGCCGTGACGGTGGATCTCAAGTAATTAAAAGTCAGGGAAAAGCGCCGTTGAAGGTGCAGCGACCTTTTTACCCAGAAGGACGCGAAGTTTGCCATAGTGTGATTTTACATACGGGGGGTGGTGTTGTGGGTGGCGATCGCTTGTCCTTAAACTTCCACCTGCAACCTAATACCCATGCTTTGATTACTTCTGCTGCTGCTGGTAAAGTTTATCGCAGTAATGGTTTAGAAGCTAGACAAACTGTGGAAATGCGGGTTGAAGCGGGTGCTTGTTTAGAATGGTTGCCACAGGAGAATATTATTTTTAATGATGCCAATTATCGGCAAGATTTGCGGGTAGAATTAGCTACTGATGCAACTTGGATGGGTTGGGAAATTACCCGTTTAGGTCGTACTGCAAGGGGAGAACAGTTTTTGCAGGGAAATTGGCGATCGCATACCGAAATTTGGCGACAAGGCGATCCTCTCTGGATAGATCGGCAATGGCTTCCAGGTGGTGAAAATATAATAAACAGTCCTCACGATTTGGCTGGATATCCGGTTATAGCAAGTTTTGCCTTTGTGGGAAAAGCAGTTTCTAAAGATTTAATTGAGAAAGCACGTAATTGTTGGCAAGCAGGAGAATATCAAGGAGAATCTGGAGTAACGACCCTCTTAGAAGGTATGCTTTGTCGCTATCGAGGCTATTCTACTCTTGAAGCACGTAACTGGTTTATCCGAGTTTGGGAACTGCTACGACTAGCATATTTAGGAAAGAATATTTGTATACCTAGAGTTTGGCAAATTTGATTTGATTAAGAAACTACTCCCTTCCCAGTAAAAGATTACTGATCGTATTCTTCTTCTTCCTTGGCGTTCTTTGCGTCTTGGCGGTTTTTCAAACAGGTATTCGCCATAGCTGGAAAGTAGTATATAGGAAATCAAGGAGGTTTTTAGATTAATGCAATTATCACCCCAAGAGAAAGATAAATTGTTAATTTTTACTGCTGCTTTAGTCGCAGAACGTCGTAAAGCTAGAGGATTAAAGTTAAATTATCCAGAAGCAGTAGCTTATCTCTCTGCGGCTATTTTAGAAGGTGCTAGAGATGGTCAAAGTGTTGCAGAATTAATGAGTTATGGTACTACCTTGCTAACGCGAGATGATGTGATGGAAGGTGTACCAGAAATGGTGCATGATGTGCAGATAGAAGCAACGTTTCCTGATGGTACAAAATTGGTTACAGTTCATAACCCTATTCAATAGTAGAGGTGAAAATGATTCCAGGTGAAATTATTGCTCAACAGGGAGAAATTGAACTAAACGCGGGTCGTCCTACCTTAAAAATAAAAGTAGCAAATACAGGCGATCGCCCCATTCAAGTTGGCTCACATTATCACTTTTACGAAGTCAACAAAGCCTTACAATTCGACCGAGAACAAACAAAAGGAATGCGCCTAGACATCCCCGCCGGAACAGCAGTGCGTTTTGAACCAGGTGACGAAAAAGAAATAATATTAGTACCTTTCACAGGTAGTCGTCAAATTTATGGATTTAATGCCAAAATCAACGGTCAATTACCAAGAAACTAGATATCGAGCAAGATAAATATTTTTTTAGAACGCAGATGGAAGCAGATAAACGCAGATAAACGCAGATGTTTAACCCAACTTAAAATGTATAACTTCTGATTTTATTAGTCACCAAAAAATACTAAATAACCTTTGCGATCCTTTGCGCTTCCCTTTGCGCCCTACCCTTCGGGAAGCCTTCTGCTAATGCGTTAAAAAAACCTAACAAGGAACTATTATGAGTTATAGAATGGATCGTCGTGCCTACGCCGAAACCTATGGTGCAACAACAGGCGATCGCATCCGCCTAGCAGACACAGAATTATTCATCGAAGTTGAACAAGATTTCACAACCTACGGCGATGAAGTTAAATTTGGTGGTGGTAAAGTTATTAGAGACGGGATGGGACAATCTCCTATTTCTAATGCTGATGGTGCAGTAGATTTAGTAATTACTAATGCTTTAATTCTCGATTGGTGGGGAATTGTTAAAGCAGATATTGGTATTAAAGATGGGCATATTTATAAAATTGGTAAAGCAGGAAATCCTTATATTCAAGACAACGTAGATATTATTATCGGCGCTGGTACTGAAGTTGTTGCTGGCGAAGGAATGATTTTAACTGCGGGGGGAATAGATAGCCATATTCACTTTATCTGCCCACAACAAATAGAAACTGCGATCGCCTCCGGTATTACTACAATGATAGGTGGTGGTACTGGTCCCGCTACAGGTACAAATGCCACAACTTGCACCCCTGGCGCTTGGAATATTTATCGAATGTTACAAGCTGCGGATGCTTTTCCTGTAAATTTAGGCTTTTTAGGTAAAGGTAATAGTAGCAAACCTGAAGGATTAATAGAACAAGTATTTGCAGGTGCAATGGGATTAAAATTGCACGAAGATTGGGGAACAACACCAGCAACAATTGATACTTGTTTAAGTGTTGCAGATGAGTATGATATCCAAGTAGCAATTCACACTGATACTTTAAATGAAGCTGGTTTTGTAGAAGATACAATTGCTGCTTTTAAAAACCGTGTAATTCATACTTATCATACTGAAGGTGCTGGCGGTGGTCATGCGCCAGATATTATTAAAGTGTGTGGTCAAGCTAATGTTTTACCTTCTTCAACTAACCCCACGCGCCCCTATACTTTAAATACTCTAGATGAACATTTAGATATGTTGATGGTATGTCATCATCTAGATCCAGCAATTCCAGAGGATGTCGCATTTGCAGAGTCAAGAATTCGGCGAGAAACTATTGCTGCTGAAGATATTTTGCATGATTTAGGCGCATTTAGCATCATTTCTTCTGATTCTCAAGCAATGGGGAGAGTGGGAGAAGTAATAATTCGCACTTGGCAAACCGCCCACAAAATGAAAGTGCAACGGGGGAACCTTACTTCACAAGGAGAGGGGGAGAAGGCGGATAATTTCCGCGTTAAAAGGTATGTTGCTAAATATACTATCAACCCTGCAATTACTCACGGTATTGCTAATTATGTGGGTTCCGTAGAAGTTGGTAAATTAGCAGATTTATGTTTATGGCGACCTGCATTTTTTGGGGTAAAACCGGAATTAGTAATTAAAGGCGGTATGATTGCTTGGTCACAAATGGGAGATGCTAACGCGAGTATTCCCACACCGCAACCTGTACATATGCGCCCGATGTTTGGCAGTTTTGGAGGTGCTATTTCTGCTACATCCCTTACCTTTGTATCTCAGGCAGCATTAGATCGAGATATTCCCACACAGTTAAAGTTACAAAAACCAGCAGTTGCGGTATCCGGGACACGCCAAATTAGTAAGCGCGATTTGAAGTTGAATGATGCCTTACCTGAGATAGAAGTAGATCCAGAAACCTATGAAGTTAGGGCAGATGGGGAGTTATTAACCTGCGAACCTGCAACAGTTTTACCGATGGCGCAACGTTATTTTTTGTTTTAGAGCCATTGTTTTGGGAATAACTAATCTTATACATTGTCTAGTGGCACGTCCAACAGAGGAAATTTTTCCCATCCCCGTGCATCAAAGTGCCACCATTCTGTCGGTAGCCCTACAAACTGATGTTTTTGCATCATCTCCTCAAGCAACAAGCGATTTTTCTTGGCTTGATCGCTGATATTACTGTAATTTCTATGCGCTCGTGCAGTAAAATTATCATACTCACTAGGCATCTCCAATTCCTTGCCAGTGCGATCGACAAGTGTAACATCTACTGCTGCACCGCGATTATGTCGGGAGCCAGTGCTAGGATTAGCTACATAGCGAGGATCGGACACTATTTTCCACATCTGCTTTTGCACTGACAAAGGTCTGTAGCAATCATAAACTTTCAATCCCAGCCCTTGTTGTGCTAATTCTTCTTGAACTTTTGACAGTTTCTCCGCTACTGAAAATCTTAGCAAGCATCTCGCTACAGGATAAACTTTTCTTTTCATAAAGTTATTTTCTGTAGCGTAGCGGATATCAATCAGGATATTTTTATTAACAGAATGAATATCAATTAGCTGAGAATCATCTATTTTTTGGGTAGGTTGAGATTGTGATGATGGATTTTCTACAGCAGTTGGCGTGGTGCTGGAATTAACTGTAGGGGCTACCGAAATAGAAGTATCTTTATTACAGGCTACAGATAAGAACGGTATCAGTGTCATCACGCCTACAAATTTTAGTGATTTAGGACACATTTGGTAATTTGTATAAACAATTATCTATTACAAACTTTTTTAATTCGATTGCTAGCTACCCAACCTTGAATAGGGGAGTTGATTTGAACCCAGCCCTTTCTTTCGGCTATCACGGTGAGGGTTGTGCCATTGTTTAATGAGCCAATATTATTGTCAGGTTTAACTTCAGGACTTTCACGTACGTTGAGAGGTGGATTTGGATCGTCAACTACAATAGTACAATTGGCAGCTTGACTGGAATTTTGCCCTCTTGTGGTAGTGTTATCAGCTAAAGAAGGCGCTACAGATACTATCTTGGGCGGATTAGAAGTAGTGGTTAATGGTGAAGATGGAGTTGTTGAAGTATTGCAAACTTTTTTGATTCGATTTGCAGCTACCCAACCTTGAATAGGCGAGTTAATTTGAACCCAACCGTTTCTTTGAGCTATTACGGTAAGGGTTGTGCCATTGTCTAATGAGCCGATATTGTTGTCAGGTTTAACTTCAGGGCTGTCGCGCACGTTGAGAGGTGGGGCTGGATCGTCAACTACAATAGTACAATTGGCAGTTTGGCTGGAATTTTGCACCCTTGTAGTAATGTTATCAGCTAGGGAAGGCGCTACAGATGCTATCTTAGGCGGATTAGAAGTATTGGTTGCTCGTGGCGATGGAGTTTTTGATGCTCCTTCTTGTATAGATTTGTGTTGATCGAGGAAGGAAGAAACTCCCATGAACACGATACCAGTTAGAGTTGCACAAAATCCTGTTATTAACAGCCAGCGCGGAAAAGCAAAGACAGAACGTGGTGGTAAAGATATTGTAGGAGATACATTTGGCTGTGGTGATTGCTGAGAATTTAGATCCTTGAGTACTTCATCAGCCGATTGATAGCGTAGCTGGCGCTCTATATGCAGTAATTTACTTAGTATTTGCTCTAATTCCTTACTAATTGGATACTGTAAGTGCATCTGCCAATTCTGTACCCAGCTATAACCCTGCGTTTGCCAAAGCGACCAAGGGTTAATTCCAGTTAGTAAATGAAAACAAGTTGCACCCAGGCTATAAAGGTCGCTTGCAGGATAAGCTTCTCCCCCCTGCATTTGTTCGATCGCAGCATAACCAAAAGAGCCAATGGTTGTTCCTGGTTTCGCTGCCACTGTTGCTGTAGCGTGTTTAGCCACTCCAAAATCAATGAGTACTAACTTTTTGTCACTTTGGCGACGAATGATATTTTCTGGTTTAATATCTCGGTGAATTACCTGTTGAGAATGCACTGACTGGAGAATAGGTAGCAAGTTGTGTAAAAGTTCTTGAATCTTTTGCTCGCTAAATGTCCCCTGTTGTCCCAACTCTTCCAATAAATTTTGTCCTAAAATAAACTGTTGTACCAAAAACAGGTAATTACCTTCTTTAAAATAGGCATACAGAGTTGGAATTTGGGGATGTTCGCCTAGCTGTTGCAATCGCTTTGCTTCTTGATAAAATAACTCTGTGGCTTTTTGCAATGCCCAACTACCTTGCACTTGAGGGGCTAATTGCTTGACAACGCATTTTTCATCTAGCTTATCCACATCCTCTGCTAGATAGGTGCGCCCAAATCCCCCGCTGCCAATTGGCTTAATAATACGGTAGCGATTTCGTAGTAGAACTACCAACCCTGTACCGCAACTAATGCAGAAATTTGTCCCATCAGGATTTTGCGGATGCTGACAATTGGGATTGAGGCAGCAAATCATAATTGGTTGGGAACTATTCGACTGCATACATTATAAAAATTTAAATCAAACTATGCTTTGTTACGAATCTGTCCGAAAAGCCAACTCAAAAAATTACAATTTCAGATGTACTTCATTAATTTCACTTACCTTTTCTTGATGATAGTGAAGGATAATATAATTTTTCTCAGCAATTATTTACTGAAAAACTAATTGGAAATCAATAAAAACTGAAAATGAATTTCTCTAGCTCTGCCTTTTTATACTGCTAAAAATCTTTGAATCACATCCTGACTTAATTCGCTAGTAGCACCAGAGGCAACAATACCGCCTTTTTGCATGGCGTAATACCAATCTGCTTGGCGGACAAAATGCAGGTGTTGTTCTACTAACAATACAGAAATTCCAGTAGCTTCAATTATTCGACGTACTGCTGCTTCGATTTCTAGAATAATTGAGGGCTGAATACCTTCTGTCGGTTCATCTAGTATTAGTAACTGGGGTTTTCCCATTAAAGCACGAGCGATCGCTAATTGTTGTTGCTGTCCTCCACTTAAGTCACCACCCATACGAGATAGCATTGTTTTTAGTACTGGAAATAAGGCAAATATTTCTTCTGGAATTTCCTGATTTCCTTTGCTACCGTCGCGTCTTGCTTCTAAACCTAGTAATAAATTTTCTTTCACTGTTAAACGTGGGATGATTTCGCGTCCTTGGGGAACATACCCAATTCCTAGTTTTGCCCGCCCGTCGGGTGATTTATTAGTTATTGGTTCGCCAACAAAATTAATTGTGCCAGTTCGAGGCTTGATTAATCCCATAATGGTTTTTAGTAGAGTAGTTTTACCTACGCCATTGCGTCCAATTAAGCAAACCATTTGCCCTGCTGACACAGTTAAGTCTACATTCCGGAGGATGTGGCTTTCACCGTAGTAAACATTAAGGTTAGATAGTTGTAGCATTAGCTGGTTAGAAGGGGTATTTGTGGGTGTGTGTGCGATCGCTCTGATTCCTTGTGTCATATTTATACCTATATTCCAAATCTCAAAATAGTCACTTGTCTAACTGACCACTATTAAAGTACTACTTTTAACCAAAAACTCAGCTTGAAAAAAACTGAATAGTAGACGCATACAGAAAGTGGTAACTACTCACCTCACGAGTTGAGGTAGTCAGGAAATACTGAAATCAATAGAGTTCAGTTATCCCACAAGCACAAATGAAACTTACAACCGCTACCAATAATACCTTCTCTTCTGTTGTTAATTCTGTTAAATCCATTACTACTAAACTACCTCTTAAGGTTGTTATTGCTTCGGCTTTATTACTCGGCGTAACTGGGAGTATGGTGATGGATTCCTTCGTACTTACTGCACCAAGCTATGCCAAAACTGTTTCTAAAACCAAAGCTCGTAAAGCTAAAAAGCGCGTTACAGCTAAGAAACCAGTTACAGCTAAGAAACCAGTTGTAGCCAAGAAACCAACTGTTAAACCTATTGCTGTCAACCCCATCAATCTCCCACCAACTTTTCAAAACAGTAACGATTCACCCAGACCTGTAGGTTCTTCCTTGTTTGGTCAACAAGAAGTTACTCAAAATCAATTTATGGTTGTGGCTGCACCTTTAAGTGGAAATCGTTATCAACTGGTGATTTTGCAGCAATTATCCAATAAAAGAGCGTGTTGGGCTGAAAATGGCAGTTCAGTTAAGCCATTATTATTAGACTTTGACTTTACAGGCATTTGTGGACGATTTACTGATAGCAACGGTTATTCAATGCGGCAAGCAGGTGTTGATTTAGGGGCGCAATATAATTTCGATGTCGTACAGCGTGGTAATCAACTGGTGTTGCTAGGCACTAAATCAAGAGATTTTAATGCTCAACCGATTGAACTTGGCAGAAGCAATGGTATTGGTCAAGGATTCACTAAAATCAATTTAGATTCTAATTGGCGGTTAGCTAAACGCACTTACAACGGTAAAGCTTTAGGACACATTTATCTCACCACTGATTCTGTAGCAAGTAGGTAATTGATAGCAAAAGAGCGAATTTATTATCATGGTCAATTCAGTATCCTACCCTGATCTTTTAAGGGTGGGATTTTCCATATTTTGGTTGTGCGATGGTAATACTGCAAGAAGAGTGTAACATTAACCTTCTTTTCGCCTGTCCCATACAACGCTCTTGGCGACCACCGCAAGGCGGCGCGTAAGCTTCGCCATAGCTATTTGTTTGTAGAAGGTGAGAGAACTGAACTGCCTACCAAAATTTATAAGTTTGCGTAAACTGCTTTTAGTCTGATGAAGCCTAACGTAGAGTAACAACTTACCAGTGCCAAGCTGCTGTAAATGAAGTTACTTTTAACAGAATTATATTAAGTAAAGATAATGAAAAAAATATTGCTTTTAAGTTTTAATCTAATTTTCACGTATCCTGTCTGCACCCTAACATAAGCGCAAACTATCAAACTAATAGAGATGAAATTTACAATGAAAGCCGTATTATTGTCAGTATTGGTGAGTTGTGCGATCGCACCGCAGGCACTTGCACAGCAGATTCCCAAGACCGCAATTAGCGCCAAGCCTAATTCCTCTAAAACTGCACAACAGAAGACAGCCCCTACAAAATCCTGGTCAAATCCAACGCTACGAATCTCCTTGCCGACGACTGCCACTAAATTAAAATTTAGTAAAGATGGCAAAACGCTATTCACTAATGGAGCCAATGAACAATCTGCTGAACTGTGGAGCTTGACGAGCGGCAAACGAATTTCAGCCTTTCCAGCAACACCTGGCTTTACCTTCTGTGATGTCGCCCTCAGCCCTGATGGGCAATTTGCGGCTGGTCTGATGTATTCCGGCTATGCTCCTACGTCAACTAAGCGCAATATCGAACTTTTAGTTTGGAATCTTAAGACTGGACAATCACAGTGGGTAAGACCCATTCAAAATCACGCCATTAAACCTGCTGACACCCAATTTTGTCAGGTTGAGTTCAGCCCGAATAGTCGCCTCCTCGCCACGAGCATCACCACCCCTTCTAACAAGTTGCAATCGGGAGTCCGCATCTGGAATGTTTTACAGGGAACGTTGCAACAAGTCACTCCAGGGGCTGTAGTACCCTACATGAATCGCTTTGCATTTAGCCCAGACAGTTCTGTTTTAGGGTTCGTCACTAAAGTCAAGGGCAATTCTCAACTGCATTTGTGGAATTTAAATACCCGAAAACTGCAAGCCAAACTGCAAGCGGTACATGAAGGTAATTTGTTGTCGATAATTGATATTGTTTTTAGCCCTAATCAGCAAGACGTAATGGCTTTTTCTTACGATGGAGGAATATCTAACTATATATCTCGTTGGCAAATTAAAACCGGAAAGTTACAACGAAAGTCAGAGCTTTCGATTGATCGTACCGCTAGTCTTTTGGCACTCAGTCCCGATGGACAAACGTATGTCTATGGGTCTGATGTGATTGGATATTATATCGGTAATTTTCAAACCAACAAAAGCTTTCCGTTTCCTCAAAGTCTTAGCCCAACAAGTGGGTTAACGAGAATGGTTTTTAGCCCTGATGGGCAACAGATGGCGATTGTCAGCAATAACCAGACTATTAATGTCATTCATTAAGTCAGTTCGCCTAGCCACGACAACAAAAGTATCGCATTTTATTGTTGCCCCAAATATACTTCAATTACACGCGGATCATTCTGTACTTCTTCAATAGTGCCTTCGCATAACACCGAACCTTCATGCAAAACTGTCACTTGGCGGGCAATTTGTCGGACAAATTCCATATCATGTTCAATCACTAAAATTGAATGACTTTGTGCTAAAGCTAAAAGTAACTCGCCGATGTGATAAGTTTCTTCGTCTGTTAATCCAGCAACAGGCTCATCAACTAGCAACAAATCTGGTGACTGTCCAACTAACATCCCAATTTCTAAACGTTGTTTTTCTCCATGCGAAAGTAAACCTGCTGCTATATCGGCTTTTGCAGATAAGCCAATAGTTTCTAGCAAACCTATAACTTTGTGTTTTTCGTCTTTTGAAGAACTACTAAATAAGCTGCTAAAGACATCTTTCCGGCGGTTGCAGGTAATTTCTAAATTCTCGCGGGGTGTGAGGTTGAGGTAAACTCGCGGTGTTTGGAATTTACGACCAATACCTAATCGGGCGATTTGATGTTCTGCCAGTTTTTTAGTGTTTTTTCCTTTAAATAGTACTCGTCCTTCAGTTGGTTGGACTTTGCCTGTAATTACGTCTAGAAAAGTGGTTTTACCAGCACCATTAGGACCAATAACTACTCGCAATTCACCTACATCCATGCTAAAGGTTAGGTGGTTGAGTGCTTTGAATCCGTCGAAGCTGACGGTGACGTTTTCGGTTTCTACTATTTTGGTGTTCACGGGATTTTTTTAACGCAAAGGACGCAGAGGTAAGCGCAAAGATCGCAAAGGAGAAGGATTAAATTTATCTTTGTGTTTATATCTAGTTTTTATTATTCATGTTCCAAAGTTTCGCGCTCAAGCTGTATATCTGGGTCTTCTTCTAAGCTTGGGTAGGTAGCTACTTGTTTGCGTTTTCCTAGAAGTGATTTAACTAGATTAATGCCTTGCGATCGCATCCATCCTACTATTCCATCAGGTAGCACTGTGACGACTATTAAAAATAAGGCTCCTTGGAAAAATAACCAAATTTCGGGAAATTGTTCGCTTAATAAGCTTTTACCATAATTAACTAGCAATGCTCCTAAAATTGCACCAATTAAAGTTGCACGACCTCCTACAGCTACCCAAATCACCATTTCTATAGAAAAGGCAATATCCATTGCTCTAGGTGAGATAGATTGGCTTTGTAGGGTATATAATGCGCCAGCAATTCCAGCTAATCCAGCCGAAACAGCAAATACTAATACTTTAAATTCTGTAGGATCGTAACCTGAAAACCTAATCCTACTTTCATCATCACGCAGAGCAATTAGTAAGCGTCCTAGTCTTCCAGTTGTTAACCAACGGCAAAGGGCATAAGCTGCTACTAAAAATATTACTGTTAGTATATAAAAAACTACTTGGGTTTTATTGTTACCTACATCAGCACCTAATAAAGTTTTAAAGTCTATTAGCCCGTTTGTACCATTAAACAGTTTTTGCTGACCGTTAAAGAAATTGAAAAAAACAATAGTTGCTGCTTGCGTCAGGATGGAAAAATAAACTCCTTTGATGCGATTACGAAATACTAAATAACCTAACAAGGCAGCTAGTAAAGTGGGAAGTAGTAAAACTGCTAAGACAGAAAAACCAAATGAATGAAATGGTTGCCAGAACCAAGGTAATTCTGTTACACCGTAGAGACCCATAAAATCGGGTAACTGGCTACTTGCATCAGAGGGAATTTGTAATTTTAAGTGCATTCCCAAGGCATAACCGCCTAGTGCAAAGAAAACGCCATGACCTAAACTCAGCATTCCTGTATAGCCCCAGATTAAGTCAATACCAAGGGCAACAATTGCTAAAGCTAAATAACGTCCCAATAAGTTGAGGCGAAATTCTGTGAGGATAACTGGCATTATAAGTATAAGGAGGAGTGCGATCGCAACGACAACCCCTACTTCTACCAGCAAAGCTTTTCGCTTACGGTTAATACTACGCTTTCCAATTGCTAAATCTACTGTCATCTGATTTAATCGCTAACTGCTAATTACTAATTGCTAACTGCTAATTGTTAATTGTCCACCGTGCGTCCTTTTTGTGGAAACAAACCAGCAGGACGTACTTGTAGAAAAGCAATGATTAAGGCAAACACCATTACCTTTGCCATACTGGTATTTGCAAAAAATTCAAAGAAATCAGCTAGTGGCTTTATTGGTGCTAACAACAGCGCCAATGTATTAGAACCAATTAGGTAATTAGCAGTGCCAATAGCTAAAGCTGCAACAATACTTCCAACTAACTTACCAACACCACCCACAACCACAACCATAAAAGTATCAACAATATAGTTTTGTCCGGTATTTGGTCCTACAGAACCCAGCAAACTTACCGCACAGCCAGCTACTCCAGCTAAACCCGAACCGATGGCAAAAGTGATAGCATCGACTTTAGCAGTCGCAATACCTAAACAAGCACTCATAGTGCGATTTTGTGTTACAGCGCGTATCCGTAACCCCCAAGCTGTACGTTGCAAAAATATATAAATCCCAGTTAAACAAATAATTGTTAACGCGATGATAAATAGTCGTGAATAAGGCATTTGAAAATTACCTACAGGCAACCCACCACGCAACCAACTCGGCGCTGTTACATCAACATTTTGAGCGCCAAACCAAGGTTGTGTAACTGCTAGTTTAAAAGTTTGCCCTAAAAATACACTCGTAGCTGCTGCAATTGCTAAAGATAAAGGTAGCATTACTGCTACAACCCAGTTACGAATGCGCTCAAAATCAGCACGGCGCGACAGAAATTGCCAAGCACCAAAAAAGAGCAAAGAAAATAGAGCAATTCCAATTATTAGCACCCAGTTCACACTGCGAACAAACTGTTGCAAAATCAAACTTAC contains:
- the urtC gene encoding urea ABC transporter permease subunit UrtC yields the protein MTVDLAIGKRSINRKRKALLVEVGVVVAIALLLILIMPVILTEFRLNLLGRYLALAIVALGIDLIWGYTGMLSLGHGVFFALGGYALGMHLKLQIPSDASSQLPDFMGLYGVTELPWFWQPFHSFGFSVLAVLLLPTLLAALLGYLVFRNRIKGVYFSILTQAATIVFFNFFNGQQKLFNGTNGLIDFKTLLGADVGNNKTQVVFYILTVIFLVAAYALCRWLTTGRLGRLLIALRDDESRIRFSGYDPTEFKVLVFAVSAGLAGIAGALYTLQSQSISPRAMDIAFSIEMVIWVAVGGRATLIGAILGALLVNYGKSLLSEQFPEIWLFFQGALFLIVVTVLPDGIVGWMRSQGINLVKSLLGKRKQVATYPSLEEDPDIQLERETLEHE
- a CDS encoding ABC transporter permease, translating into MLEGLLDGVFNGISIGAVLLISALGLAIVFGLMGVINMAHGELMMLGAYTTFVVQNVFKSLGSPWFETYILFALPLAFLVTAIVGLILERGVIRYLYGRPLETLLATWGVSLILQQFVRSVNWVLIIGIALFSLLFFGAWQFLSRRADFERIRNWVVAVMLPLSLAIAAATSVFLGQTFKLAVTQPWFGAQNVDVTAPSWLRGGLPVGNFQMPYSRLFIIALTIICLTGIYIFLQRTAWGLRIRAVTQNRTMSACLGIATAKVDAITFAIGSGLAGVAGCAVSLLGSVGPNTGQNYIVDTFMVVVVGGVGKLVGSIVAALAIGTANYLIGSNTLALLLAPIKPLADFFEFFANTSMAKVMVFALIIAFLQVRPAGLFPQKGRTVDN